In Streptomyces sp. NBC_01717, one DNA window encodes the following:
- a CDS encoding TioE family transcriptional regulator, with product MGRNLQSGDRLRPVDLARGHGLSTQAIRNYEEAGILPAAGRTPHGYRTYTSLHAGALRAFLALVPGHGHRTATSIMRAVNQGAVDGAFRLIDESHAQLLDDRQTLQAVEGALRDLEPTTAPEPGVGSEPAAVSGPGGTFIGPLADKLGIRPATLRKWERAGLMRPHRDPRTGYRVYDEADVRDARLAHQLRRGGYLLDQIAPLIAQVRAAGGLEPLEAALRDWHGRLFARGRAMLTGAAELEAYLRERG from the coding sequence ATGGGGAGAAACCTTCAAAGCGGCGATCGGCTCAGGCCGGTTGATCTGGCGCGCGGGCACGGTCTGTCCACGCAGGCGATCAGGAACTACGAGGAGGCCGGCATCCTTCCGGCCGCCGGTCGCACACCCCACGGCTACCGCACCTACACCTCGCTGCACGCGGGGGCCCTGCGCGCGTTCCTTGCCCTCGTGCCCGGCCACGGCCACCGGACAGCGACGTCGATCATGCGGGCCGTGAACCAGGGCGCGGTCGACGGGGCGTTCCGCCTCATCGACGAGAGCCACGCCCAGCTCCTCGACGACCGGCAGACCCTCCAGGCCGTGGAGGGCGCCCTCCGCGACCTGGAGCCCACCACGGCGCCCGAGCCCGGTGTGGGGTCCGAGCCGGCCGCGGTGTCCGGGCCCGGCGGCACGTTCATCGGGCCGCTGGCGGACAAGCTCGGAATCCGGCCCGCGACGCTGCGCAAATGGGAGCGCGCCGGGCTGATGCGCCCGCACCGCGACCCGCGGACCGGGTACCGCGTCTACGACGAGGCCGACGTACGGGACGCCCGGCTGGCCCACCAACTCAGGCGGGGCGGCTACTTGCTGGACCAGATCGCCCCGCTGATCGCCCAGGTGCGGGCGGCCGGCGGCCTGGAGCCGCTGGAGGCCGCACTGCGCGACTGGCACGGCCGGCTGTTCGCCCGCGGGCGAGCGATGCTGACCGGGGCCGCAGAGCTGGAGGCGTACCTGCGCGAGCGCGGATGA
- a CDS encoding helix-turn-helix domain-containing protein, giving the protein MTDDGTADTLATLGPRLRALRERHGATLTDVSRATGISLSTLSRIETGRRKPTLEALLHLAKAYGVSLDELAGTASATSAGARTSAPRRPGEDKAVLPLTRYVGGLHAHKHVLPATGEQPMRPRQESHEGYEWLCVLYGRLWLALGERDLVLTAGEVAEFDTRTPHGIANAGPDGPVEYLIMFGPQGERLRPHTDANAIAPGQPEPGASR; this is encoded by the coding sequence ATGACGGACGACGGCACAGCCGACACGCTGGCGACCCTGGGCCCCCGGCTGCGGGCCCTGCGCGAGCGGCACGGTGCCACGCTCACCGACGTCAGCCGTGCGACCGGCATCTCGCTGAGCACGCTGTCGCGGATTGAGACCGGCCGGCGCAAGCCGACCCTGGAGGCACTGCTGCATCTGGCGAAGGCGTACGGCGTCTCGCTGGACGAACTGGCCGGCACCGCATCCGCCACGTCGGCCGGAGCGCGTACCTCCGCGCCGCGGCGTCCGGGGGAGGACAAGGCGGTCTTGCCGCTGACCCGGTACGTCGGTGGACTGCACGCCCACAAGCACGTCCTGCCCGCCACCGGCGAACAGCCCATGCGGCCGCGGCAGGAGTCCCACGAAGGGTACGAATGGCTGTGCGTGCTGTACGGACGGCTATGGCTGGCCCTCGGCGAACGCGACCTCGTCCTCACCGCCGGGGAAGTCGCCGAGTTCGACACCCGCACCCCTCACGGAATCGCGAACGCCGGACCTGACGGACCGGTCGAATACCTGATCATGTTCGGGCCCCAAGGCGAACGCCTGCGACCGCACACCGACGCCAACGCCATCGCACCAGGCCAACCGGAACCGGGTGCGAGCAGGTGA
- a CDS encoding alpha/beta fold hydrolase codes for MQQPTPSADLRHRTIEAPAGRLHLVEQGTGPLVVLVHGFPESWYSWRRQLPVLAAAGYRAVALDVRGYGRSSKPAATDAYRMLALVEDNVALVRALGEETAVIIGHDWGSNIAATSALLHSEVFRAVGLLSVPYAPPGGPRPTDVFAQMGGDQEFYVSYFQEPGRAEAEIEPDVRGWLAGFYAALSGDTMPTQAESDPHFVNRTGGQLCDRFPGGRLPSWLTEGDLDVYAGEFERTGMTGALNRYRNMDRDWEDLAPYSGAPVKQPSLFIGGGLDASTTWMADAINAYPATLPGLADSHILDGCGHWLQQERPDEVNRLLIGWLDSLRPTA; via the coding sequence ATGCAGCAGCCCACGCCCTCCGCTGACCTGCGCCACCGCACCATCGAGGCACCCGCCGGGCGGCTGCACCTGGTCGAGCAGGGGACCGGGCCGCTGGTCGTGCTCGTCCATGGCTTCCCCGAGTCCTGGTACTCCTGGCGCCGGCAGCTTCCGGTACTCGCCGCGGCGGGGTACCGGGCCGTCGCTCTCGACGTGCGCGGCTACGGCCGCTCCTCCAAGCCGGCCGCGACGGACGCGTACCGGATGCTCGCCCTGGTGGAGGACAACGTCGCGCTCGTGCGCGCCCTGGGCGAGGAGACAGCGGTGATCATCGGCCACGACTGGGGCTCGAACATCGCGGCGACCTCCGCCCTGCTCCACTCCGAGGTCTTCCGTGCCGTCGGGTTGCTGAGCGTCCCTTACGCCCCGCCCGGCGGGCCCCGCCCCACCGACGTCTTCGCGCAGATGGGCGGCGACCAGGAGTTCTACGTCTCGTACTTCCAGGAGCCCGGCCGTGCCGAGGCCGAGATCGAGCCCGACGTCCGGGGCTGGCTCGCGGGCTTCTACGCGGCCCTGTCCGGCGACACCATGCCGACGCAGGCCGAGTCCGACCCGCACTTCGTGAACCGCACCGGCGGACAGCTGTGCGACCGCTTCCCCGGCGGCCGGCTGCCCTCCTGGCTGACCGAGGGCGACCTCGACGTGTACGCCGGGGAATTCGAGCGCACCGGCATGACCGGGGCGCTCAACCGCTACCGCAACATGGACCGCGACTGGGAGGACCTCGCCCCGTACAGCGGCGCCCCCGTCAAGCAGCCCTCCCTGTTCATCGGCGGCGGCCTGGACGCCTCCACGACCTGGATGGCCGACGCGATCAACGCCTACCCGGCAACACTCCCCGGCCTGGCCGACTCGCACATCCTCGACGGCTGCGGCCACTGGCTCCAGCAGGAACGCCCCGACGAGGTCAACCGCCTCCTGATCGGCTGGCTCGATTCCCTGCGCCCCACCGCATGA